The proteins below are encoded in one region of Syntrophorhabdaceae bacterium:
- a CDS encoding flagellar assembly protein T N-terminal domain-containing protein — protein MNNKKIFRSLWTIIFLLIPIYSLYGNPGNLVEVEGYATIFDGKKDQARENALNNAFRRAVEQAVGVMVDSDSMVVNAQILNDRIYSKSTGYIKKYHIINEKVDGDSYRIKINAVVSKVKIEKDIDEIGQIIKKAGNPRIMFLIAEQTGNEGKPTYWWGKEGSSGSGTAENVLTSVFLQKGFNLVDRKVILAGINNIKNLDADINNDTALRLAAMGEADVVIIGKVTANSGRPMMGTSIRSNQASFTARAINADTGEPLASYTTNAVQAHVDPVTGTSQAIQKAANDMAERLSYQILGKLKKRASGLRTIKITISGLTYKDIDAFMELLRESESLEEVNQRGFTSGILRLDADIITSTKDFADALNKKRFKKKSMEVTSYTSNAIELKVKTR, from the coding sequence ATGAACAACAAAAAAATTTTTAGAAGCTTATGGACAATTATATTCCTTCTTATACCCATTTATTCTCTCTACGGCAATCCAGGAAATTTAGTGGAAGTAGAAGGCTATGCCACTATTTTTGATGGAAAGAAAGACCAGGCAAGGGAAAACGCACTTAATAATGCTTTTAGAAGGGCTGTAGAGCAGGCAGTAGGTGTCATGGTAGATTCAGACTCTATGGTTGTTAATGCCCAGATACTAAATGACAGAATCTATTCCAAGAGCACTGGTTATATAAAAAAATACCATATAATAAACGAAAAAGTCGATGGAGATTCATACAGAATAAAAATAAATGCTGTAGTGTCAAAGGTTAAGATAGAAAAAGATATTGACGAGATAGGACAGATAATTAAAAAGGCAGGTAATCCAAGGATTATGTTTTTGATTGCCGAGCAGACAGGGAATGAAGGAAAACCAACTTACTGGTGGGGTAAAGAGGGTTCTTCCGGCTCAGGCACTGCAGAAAATGTCCTAACATCGGTATTTCTACAAAAGGGGTTTAACCTTGTAGATCGGAAGGTTATCCTGGCAGGTATAAATAATATTAAAAATCTTGACGCCGACATAAACAATGACACTGCCTTGAGATTGGCTGCCATGGGCGAGGCAGATGTAGTGATAATAGGCAAGGTCACTGCAAATTCAGGAAGACCGATGATGGGAACGAGCATAAGATCAAATCAGGCGAGTTTTACAGCACGGGCAATAAATGCAGATACAGGTGAACCATTGGCCTCTTATACAACAAATGCGGTGCAGGCACATGTAGATCCGGTAACAGGCACATCCCAGGCAATACAAAAGGCTGCAAACGATATGGCAGAAAGGCTTTCCTATCAGATACTCGGAAAGCTTAAGAAGCGTGCCAGTGGATTGCGTACTATTAAGATAACTATCTCTGGATTGACATATAAAGATATAGATGCCTTTATGGAGTTATTAAGGGAATCAGAATCATTAGAAGAGGTAAACCAAAGAGGATTCACTTCAGGCATACTGAGATTGGATGCAGATATAATAACAAGCACAAAGGATT